The following proteins are co-located in the Paenibacillus sp. JNUCC32 genome:
- a CDS encoding GNAT family N-acetyltransferase, producing MEYIRITSIDDPLFRKMHDLMKEVFPPEEVLEFSLWKEPLEDPGIRVFVALHEDEVVGTTEYRYYEDWNVAMTDFTIIGREGLGIGRFLAQHRLKDLNQLAAANGKELFGMFAEIYDPYRVQDHAFGGVKPMDPFVRREVLSHLGYKRTDIDYVHPSWNNDGEAVSGLDFCFMPGDDAVDELPAELIANFLRRYYSVLPEKPQAWNDMVAKLDAREKVSLLPL from the coding sequence ATGGAATATATCCGCATTACGAGCATCGACGATCCCTTGTTTCGCAAAATGCACGATCTCATGAAGGAAGTGTTCCCTCCGGAAGAGGTGCTGGAATTCAGCTTATGGAAAGAGCCGCTCGAAGACCCGGGCATTCGGGTATTTGTTGCCCTGCATGAGGACGAAGTGGTGGGTACGACGGAATACCGCTATTACGAGGACTGGAACGTGGCGATGACCGATTTTACCATTATCGGGCGTGAAGGGCTCGGCATCGGCCGATTCCTGGCACAACATCGCTTGAAGGATCTGAATCAATTGGCGGCAGCAAACGGCAAAGAGCTGTTCGGCATGTTTGCCGAGATTTACGATCCATATCGGGTGCAGGACCATGCATTCGGCGGCGTGAAGCCGATGGATCCGTTCGTTCGCCGCGAAGTCCTGTCGCATCTGGGTTACAAACGCACGGATATCGACTATGTGCATCCGTCCTGGAACAACGATGGCGAAGCGGTGAGCGGGCTTGATTTTTGCTTCATGCCGGGCGACGATGCCGTTGATGAATTGCCAGCGGAGCTGATTGCCAACTTCTTGAGACGATACTATTCGGTGCTGCCCGAGAAACCGCAAGCCTGGAACGACATGGTGGCCAAGCTGGACGCACGGGAGAAGGTATCCTTGCTTCCGCTGTAA
- a CDS encoding GNAT family N-acetyltransferase encodes MARFHQQFYVFDDVRPVPVVIRGYTEADFDELIAIQSETFPPPYPPEQWWNKEQLMQHVTLFPEGALCVEVDGMLAGSITSLIVEYDPMEPAHSWAEATDNGYIRTHQPDGNTLYIADICVRPRFRKLGLGKWLIQSLYHVTIERGLDRLLGGGRMPGYHRHAHEMSAVEYLDAVVRGDLKDPVITFLLRCGRTPVGVAAEYLEDEESCNYGALMEWKNPFRG; translated from the coding sequence ATGGCCCGGTTTCATCAACAGTTTTATGTATTCGACGACGTCCGGCCGGTGCCGGTTGTTATTCGAGGCTACACGGAAGCGGACTTCGACGAGCTGATCGCCATTCAATCCGAGACGTTCCCGCCTCCGTATCCTCCGGAGCAATGGTGGAACAAGGAACAGCTGATGCAGCATGTCACCTTGTTTCCCGAGGGCGCCCTATGCGTTGAAGTGGACGGCATGCTCGCCGGGTCCATCACCTCGCTCATTGTGGAGTACGATCCGATGGAGCCTGCCCACTCCTGGGCGGAGGCCACGGATAACGGATACATCCGCACGCATCAGCCGGACGGAAATACCCTATACATCGCCGACATTTGCGTCAGGCCGCGCTTTCGCAAGCTTGGGCTCGGCAAATGGCTGATTCAGTCGCTGTATCACGTGACCATCGAAAGGGGACTGGACCGGCTGCTTGGCGGCGGACGGATGCCCGGCTATCATCGGCATGCGCACGAAATGTCGGCCGTAGAATATTTGGATGCCGTTGTCAGGGGGGATCTCAAGGACCCCGTAATTACCTTCCTGCTCCGGTGCGGCCGGACGCCCGTCGGGGTAGCGGCAGAGTATTTGGAGGATGAGGAGTCCTGCAATTATGGGGCCTTGATGGAATGGAAGAATCCATTCCGAGGGTGA
- a CDS encoding carbon-nitrogen hydrolase family protein, whose amino-acid sequence MKFRVSAVQYHLHTIQSFDDFARQSEHYIRTAEEFEADFVLFPEFFTTQLMSIGDDQGQALTINDLPDFTDRYRELFQGFAKQYNMHIIGGTHVIRREGKLYNVAHLFYPDGRIAEQAKIHITPSEITGWNMGAGEGLEVFETEKGTIAMLTCYDIEFPEIVRMAKAKGADVIFCPSCTDDRHGFHRVRYTSHARAIENQIYVVLTGTVGSLPTVDLMRANFGQAAIITPNDIPFPPKGLLAEGELNNDMIITADLDLDLLYQVREKGSVTTWRDRRTDLYPDWE is encoded by the coding sequence ATGAAATTTCGCGTTTCTGCCGTGCAATATCATCTGCACACGATTCAATCCTTTGACGATTTTGCCCGTCAATCGGAGCACTATATCCGAACGGCGGAGGAGTTCGAAGCCGATTTTGTGCTGTTTCCGGAATTTTTCACGACGCAGCTGATGTCCATCGGGGACGATCAGGGCCAGGCGTTAACGATCAATGACCTTCCGGATTTCACAGACCGTTACCGCGAGCTGTTCCAGGGCTTTGCGAAGCAATATAACATGCATATCATTGGCGGGACCCACGTCATTCGCCGGGAAGGGAAGCTGTACAATGTGGCGCATCTGTTCTATCCGGACGGCCGCATTGCGGAACAGGCGAAGATTCATATTACGCCTTCGGAGATAACCGGCTGGAACATGGGGGCCGGCGAAGGGCTCGAAGTATTCGAGACCGAAAAAGGCACCATTGCGATGCTCACCTGCTATGACATCGAATTTCCCGAGATCGTGCGCATGGCCAAGGCCAAAGGGGCCGACGTCATTTTCTGTCCGTCCTGCACCGATGATCGTCACGGATTCCACCGCGTGCGTTATACCAGCCATGCCCGCGCCATCGAGAATCAAATCTATGTGGTGCTGACCGGCACGGTTGGATCGCTGCCTACCGTGGATCTGATGCGTGCCAACTTCGGGCAGGCTGCCATCATTACGCCGAACGATATTCCGTTCCCGCCGAAGGGCCTGCTGGCCGAGGGAGAGCTGAACAACGACATGATCATTACCGCCGATCTCGATCTGGATTTATTATATCAAGTGCGCGAGAAGGGCTCCGTCACGACATGGCGTGACCGGCGTACGGATTTGTATCCGGATTGGGAGTAA
- a CDS encoding phosphatase PAP2 family protein codes for MITRSMDWLQQHDHLIFRWLNRKISNKMVDSMLSLVTHMGGAIFTIVLTLSIAFFAPEPWDTMGWQSFIALSLSFLITALIKKKLRRIRPYQALEKVRFEKKPMKDHSFPSGHSTAIFSIVTPFLFVTPWLSLLLILLALTVSLSRIYLGFHYPSDCLAGCFVGTASALLIVLS; via the coding sequence ATGATAACTCGTTCGATGGATTGGCTTCAGCAACATGACCACCTTATCTTCCGCTGGTTAAACCGCAAGATCAGCAACAAAATGGTGGATTCGATGCTCTCGCTGGTCACCCATATGGGGGGTGCTATCTTTACCATTGTGCTGACACTTTCGATAGCGTTTTTTGCACCGGAGCCGTGGGATACGATGGGATGGCAGAGCTTTATCGCACTGTCCCTCAGCTTCCTGATTACGGCTCTCATCAAAAAGAAACTGAGACGCATCCGGCCATACCAGGCATTGGAAAAAGTGAGGTTTGAAAAGAAACCGATGAAGGACCATTCGTTTCCTTCCGGACACTCGACGGCCATATTTTCCATCGTCACGCCATTTCTGTTCGTTACGCCCTGGCTGTCGTTGCTCTTGATCCTGCTGGCCCTTACGGTCAGTCTGTCACGCATTTATCTCGGCTTTCATTATCCTTCCGATTGTCTGGCGGGCTGTTTCGTCGGCACCGCTTCGGCACTACTGATCGTGCTTAGTTAA
- a CDS encoding serine hydrolase domain-containing protein — protein sequence MKKRLSRMLVALLAVTMILPAGAMAADNSQTAAAGGGLEKIAAEKAKLLTETYGTTSVQYALIDNGKITVSGQAGVNDIEGKIPLTEDTMYGIGSTSKVFTAAAVMKLVDDGKINLDAPLVQYIPEFTMKDERYKKITPRMLLNHSSGLQGSSLNNAFLFEDNDPHAHDTLLKQLSTQNLKADPGAFSVYCNDGFTLAEILVEKVSGKDFTAFIHEHFTEPLNMDHTKTSQDTLDLNQMAGLYYPAHQGQLPNETINVIGTGGIYSTAEDLVQFAQIFTGEAEGILSAASVKAMEQEEYKKGLWPEDADNSFDYGLGWDSVRLFPFNQYDMKAVTKGGDTILYHASLVVLPEQNMAAAVLSSGGSSSTNQLLANEILLHTLKEKGTIKEFKPEKSFGKPVQADMPDNMAEFAGYYGVTNQQMKVDIKDGELSITVPMVPDYPAEKYVYTADGTFVSADGSIKVSFVKEKNDRIYLWVRQYVSIPGLGQMALSQYSAEKMEANPLSKETAAAWAKREGETFYPLNEKFTSLMYFITKPTVEINSKSGLEGYLVDKKIIDPDTAVSQHQVPAIGSRDTSEFRFYKEKGVEYFEGAGSLFISGKHVKPLYKGKKSTVTLQADGYAKWYTVPEAAAGKTMTVTLPAEGAFAVYDEKGTVVNYTVVSGSNEVKLPANGTVVFAGAPGSAFGITLK from the coding sequence TTGAAGAAAAGATTATCACGAATGCTGGTAGCCCTGCTCGCGGTTACAATGATCCTTCCAGCCGGAGCCATGGCAGCAGATAACAGCCAGACTGCCGCTGCAGGAGGGGGTCTTGAGAAGATCGCCGCAGAGAAAGCCAAGCTGCTCACCGAGACGTATGGAACGACAAGCGTCCAATATGCCCTGATCGACAACGGCAAGATTACCGTTTCCGGGCAAGCGGGCGTCAATGATATCGAAGGAAAGATTCCGTTGACCGAAGATACGATGTATGGGATCGGCTCCACGAGCAAAGTGTTCACTGCCGCCGCGGTCATGAAATTGGTGGATGACGGGAAGATCAACCTGGATGCGCCTCTCGTTCAGTACATACCCGAATTCACGATGAAAGACGAACGCTACAAAAAAATCACGCCGCGCATGCTGCTTAACCATTCCTCCGGTCTACAGGGCTCAAGCCTGAACAACGCGTTCTTGTTCGAAGATAACGACCCGCATGCACATGACACGCTGCTGAAGCAGTTGTCCACTCAAAACCTCAAAGCAGATCCGGGTGCATTCTCCGTGTATTGCAATGACGGATTCACGCTGGCCGAGATTCTCGTGGAAAAAGTGAGCGGCAAGGATTTTACCGCATTCATTCATGAACATTTTACCGAGCCGTTAAACATGGACCACACCAAGACATCCCAAGACACATTGGATTTAAACCAAATGGCGGGCCTCTATTATCCGGCTCATCAAGGACAGCTGCCTAACGAGACCATCAATGTCATCGGAACCGGCGGCATCTACTCCACGGCCGAAGACCTGGTGCAGTTTGCGCAGATCTTCACCGGGGAAGCCGAGGGAATCCTCTCAGCTGCGTCTGTGAAAGCCATGGAGCAGGAAGAGTATAAAAAAGGCCTGTGGCCAGAAGATGCCGATAATTCGTTCGATTATGGACTTGGCTGGGACAGCGTGAGACTGTTCCCGTTTAACCAATATGACATGAAAGCCGTGACTAAAGGCGGCGACACCATTCTATACCACGCTTCACTCGTTGTGCTTCCGGAGCAGAACATGGCAGCTGCCGTATTATCTTCCGGCGGTTCGAGTTCAACCAACCAATTGCTGGCAAACGAAATTTTGCTGCATACGCTCAAGGAAAAAGGCACCATCAAGGAGTTCAAGCCGGAAAAATCGTTCGGCAAACCGGTCCAAGCGGATATGCCTGACAATATGGCGGAATTCGCCGGTTACTATGGCGTGACGAATCAGCAGATGAAAGTCGACATCAAGGACGGCGAACTGTCCATTACCGTACCGATGGTTCCGGACTATCCTGCCGAGAAATATGTATACACCGCGGACGGAACGTTTGTCAGCGCGGATGGCAGCATTAAGGTCAGCTTCGTTAAGGAAAAGAATGATCGCATCTACCTATGGGTAAGACAATATGTTTCGATTCCTGGACTGGGACAGATGGCCTTGTCGCAATATTCGGCCGAAAAAATGGAAGCGAACCCGCTGTCCAAGGAAACCGCTGCCGCATGGGCGAAGCGGGAAGGCGAAACGTTCTATCCATTGAACGAGAAATTCACGTCGTTGATGTACTTCATTACGAAACCGACGGTAGAGATTAACAGCAAGAGCGGCCTGGAAGGATATCTGGTCGACAAGAAGATTATCGATCCGGATACCGCAGTAAGCCAGCATCAGGTTCCGGCGATCGGCAGCCGGGATACGTCCGAATTCCGCTTCTATAAGGAAAAAGGCGTAGAGTATTTCGAGGGCGCTGGATCCCTGTTTATCAGCGGCAAGCATGTGAAGCCATTGTATAAAGGGAAAAAATCCACCGTTACCCTGCAAGCCGACGGCTATGCCAAGTGGTATACCGTACCTGAAGCAGCCGCAGGCAAAACCATGACGGTAACCCTGCCGGCAGAAGGCGCATTCGCCGTATATGACGAGAAGGGCACGGTCGTTAACTACACCGTGGTCAGCGGCTCCAACGAAGTTAAGCTCCCGGCTAACGGAACTGTCGTATTCGCCGGTGCCCCAGGTTCGGCATTCGGTATCACCCTGAAATAA
- a CDS encoding SRPBCC domain-containing protein, whose protein sequence is MADSSGKKRIDSAARMIKASPQTIYQAFTDPKAWVSWLPPEGMSGQIDTFDAREGGTYRMVLTYIGTDHANLGKSSAGTDIVQGKFLALVPNKKIVQCFEFESEDPAYGGQMRMTWTLTALAEGTEVAVVCEDVPEGIRQEDHEAGLRSTLENLAVFTE, encoded by the coding sequence ATGGCAGATTCGTCCGGCAAGAAGAGAATTGACTCTGCCGCGAGGATGATTAAGGCTTCGCCCCAAACCATTTATCAGGCATTCACTGATCCCAAGGCTTGGGTGTCGTGGCTTCCGCCAGAGGGGATGTCAGGTCAGATTGATACCTTTGATGCCCGTGAAGGCGGGACTTATCGAATGGTGCTCACCTATATTGGAACGGACCACGCGAACCTCGGCAAATCATCGGCAGGCACGGATATCGTCCAAGGTAAATTCCTGGCGTTGGTGCCAAACAAGAAAATCGTTCAGTGTTTTGAATTCGAGTCGGAAGACCCCGCTTACGGGGGCCAGATGAGAATGACATGGACGTTGACAGCACTTGCGGAAGGCACTGAGGTGGCGGTTGTTTGCGAGGACGTTCCTGAGGGCATACGGCAGGAAGATCACGAAGCAGGCCTCCGTTCAACGCTTGAGAATCTCGCGGTTTTTACGGAGTGA
- the speB gene encoding agmatinase: MKLDQGYSGNVFILSSEDYEGSKAVIYGMPMDFTVSYRPGSRFGPARIRQASVGLEEYSPYLDKSIEDITYFDAGDLMLPFGNAGRSLEVIGDYVGKLLDDGKFPIGLGGEHLVSWPIIQKVYEKYPDLILIHIDAHADLREHYEGEPLSHSTPVRKAAGIMGGKNIYQFGIRSGSREEFQYGRENINFYPFEVAAPLKEALPSMGNRPVYVTIDIDVLDPSAAPGTGTAEAGGITSKELLEAVHLIANSDVNVVGCDLVEVAPIYDPTEQTQIVAAKLIREMLLGFVK; this comes from the coding sequence ATGAAACTGGATCAAGGTTATTCCGGCAACGTGTTTATTCTGAGCTCCGAGGATTATGAAGGATCCAAGGCCGTCATCTACGGTATGCCGATGGACTTCACGGTTAGCTACCGTCCCGGCTCCCGTTTCGGCCCGGCCCGTATTCGCCAAGCATCCGTTGGCTTGGAGGAGTACAGCCCGTATTTGGATAAGAGCATTGAAGATATCACTTATTTCGATGCAGGCGATCTGATGCTGCCTTTCGGCAATGCCGGCCGCAGTCTTGAAGTGATCGGCGATTATGTAGGCAAGCTGCTGGACGACGGGAAGTTCCCGATTGGACTCGGCGGAGAACACCTCGTATCGTGGCCGATTATTCAGAAGGTGTATGAGAAGTATCCTGATCTCATTCTGATCCATATCGATGCCCATGCCGACCTGCGCGAGCATTACGAGGGAGAGCCGTTGTCCCACTCCACGCCGGTCCGCAAGGCGGCAGGCATTATGGGCGGCAAGAACATTTATCAGTTCGGCATCCGTTCCGGCTCCCGCGAGGAGTTCCAGTATGGACGCGAGAACATCAATTTCTACCCGTTTGAGGTAGCCGCTCCGCTGAAGGAAGCATTGCCTTCCATGGGCAACCGTCCAGTTTACGTGACCATCGACATCGACGTGCTGGATCCTTCTGCCGCACCGGGCACCGGTACGGCAGAAGCCGGCGGCATCACGTCGAAAGAGCTGCTGGAAGCCGTACATCTGATTGCAAACTCCGATGTGAACGTTGTTGGCTGCGATCTCGTGGAAGTGGCGCCGATCTACGATCCGACCGAGCAGACCCAGATCGTGGCTGCGAAGTTGATTCGCGAGATGCTGCTGGGATTCGTGAAGTAG
- the speE gene encoding polyamine aminopropyltransferase: MELWYTEKQTPTFGITAKIRETFVHEKTEFQQLDMIDTEEFGRMLVLDGMVMTTIKDEFVYHEMVAHPALNTHPNPKKVLVVGGGDGGVIREVIKHPGVEKAVLVEIDGKVIEYSKQYLPEIAGKLDDPKVEVLVNDGYMHIIEHKNEYDVIMVDSTEPVGPAAPLFERGFYQGIYEALKEDGIFVAQTDNPWFKADLIQQVNKDVKEIFPIVRVYGANIPTYPSGLWTFTMGSKTYDPLEVDESTIDEMDTKYYSPRLHKAAFVLPKFVEDLVK, translated from the coding sequence ATGGAATTATGGTACACAGAGAAGCAAACCCCGACTTTTGGCATTACGGCTAAAATCCGGGAGACCTTTGTACATGAGAAGACGGAGTTTCAACAATTGGATATGATCGATACCGAGGAATTCGGGCGCATGCTCGTGCTGGACGGTATGGTTATGACTACGATTAAGGATGAATTCGTCTATCATGAGATGGTCGCTCACCCCGCGCTGAACACGCATCCAAATCCGAAGAAGGTTCTTGTCGTCGGCGGAGGAGACGGAGGCGTCATTCGCGAAGTGATCAAGCATCCGGGTGTAGAGAAGGCCGTACTCGTTGAAATTGATGGAAAAGTTATCGAATATTCGAAGCAGTACTTGCCTGAGATCGCCGGCAAGCTGGACGATCCGAAGGTTGAAGTGCTGGTTAACGATGGATATATGCACATTATCGAGCATAAGAACGAATATGATGTCATCATGGTGGACTCCACCGAGCCTGTAGGCCCGGCTGCTCCGTTGTTTGAGCGCGGATTCTATCAAGGGATCTATGAGGCGCTGAAGGAAGACGGTATTTTCGTGGCGCAAACGGACAATCCGTGGTTCAAAGCGGATCTGATTCAGCAGGTCAACAAAGACGTGAAGGAAATCTTCCCGATCGTGCGTGTCTATGGAGCGAACATTCCAACCTACCCAAGCGGTCTGTGGACCTTTACGATGGGCAGCAAAACATACGATCCGCTTGAAGTGGACGAGTCTACGATTGATGAGATGGATACGAAGTACTATTCGCCTCGTCTGCATAAAGCCGCCTTCGTGCTGCCGAAATTCGTAGAAGACTTGGTGAAATAA
- a CDS encoding transglycosylase domain-containing protein: protein MPGQKKSPKRKRRFVRLATFLFVLLGISIIAGGILLAYLFITPLPVAETSRYSRLLDSQGDLIATFSSTGHTSEQVNLADISPLLVQATLAVEDRKFYEHPGFDMKGMARAVLVNLQHMDRKQGASTLTQQLARNLYLSHEKTWTRKLKEAKFTAQLEMKYTKDQILEMYLNEIYYGHGAYGIESASLLYFGKSAKNLTLAESAMLAGIPKGPTYYSPYNHMDNAVKRQQIVLNAMAETGFITEAEADKAASAKLALLPQDRQENKVIASYFRDYVRGLVTKQLNITDQQLEQGGLNIYTTLDPRAQKAAEEAVSEGMDSKSELETALVSIDPRNGHIKAMVGGKNYRENQYNHALARTRQPGSSFKPIMYLTAIASKEMTSTSVFNSQPTLFHYDNNRKTYQPSNFGDKYLGEIPMREAIAASDNIYAVNTIMKIGPDKVADMAKKMGITSPLEPVPSLALGTSPVSPLEMASAYAVMANSGKRVSPVAVLSITDAAGRSLYTAPEKEGEQVVEPSAAYVMTRMMEGVFETGGTGNRVSTLMKRPVAGKTGTTDTDAWLVGYTPELSTAVWVGYDKGREISKVDGRRAAPIFAQYTEKALENVPPKIFPIPDEVVSAYVDPKTGKLAGVGCPDKTLEVFVKGTEPTEYCDEHEGGEPAKKANPADAAEKQEERSWWKDFKRWWVE from the coding sequence ATGCCGGGGCAAAAAAAATCACCCAAGCGCAAACGTCGTTTCGTCCGGCTTGCTACATTTCTGTTCGTACTCCTTGGCATTTCCATCATCGCCGGCGGCATTCTGCTCGCCTATTTATTTATAACGCCGCTGCCGGTCGCGGAAACATCCCGCTACTCCCGTCTGCTCGACAGCCAGGGAGATTTGATCGCCACATTCTCAAGCACGGGACATACATCCGAGCAGGTGAACCTGGCCGACATATCCCCCCTCCTGGTTCAGGCCACCTTGGCGGTGGAGGACCGAAAATTCTATGAACATCCCGGGTTCGATATGAAGGGCATGGCCAGGGCCGTATTGGTCAACCTGCAGCATATGGATCGCAAACAGGGAGCGAGCACGTTAACCCAGCAGCTTGCACGAAACTTATACCTATCTCATGAAAAAACATGGACACGAAAACTCAAGGAGGCCAAATTCACCGCCCAGCTTGAGATGAAATATACGAAAGATCAAATTCTCGAAATGTACCTGAACGAAATTTATTACGGTCACGGCGCTTACGGCATCGAGTCGGCGTCGCTGCTGTATTTCGGCAAATCGGCAAAAAACCTGACCTTGGCCGAAAGCGCAATGCTGGCCGGCATTCCGAAGGGGCCCACGTATTACTCGCCCTACAATCATATGGACAACGCGGTCAAAAGACAGCAGATCGTCCTGAATGCCATGGCGGAGACCGGATTCATCACGGAGGCCGAGGCGGATAAAGCCGCTTCGGCCAAGCTTGCCCTGCTCCCGCAGGACCGGCAGGAGAATAAAGTAATTGCCTCCTACTTCCGGGACTATGTCCGGGGTCTCGTCACCAAGCAGTTGAACATCACGGACCAGCAGCTCGAACAGGGCGGTTTGAACATCTATACAACCCTGGATCCTCGGGCCCAGAAAGCAGCCGAAGAGGCCGTATCCGAGGGCATGGACAGCAAGAGCGAGCTGGAGACGGCGCTCGTATCCATCGATCCGCGAAACGGCCACATCAAAGCTATGGTCGGCGGTAAGAATTACCGCGAGAATCAATACAACCACGCGTTGGCCAGAACCAGGCAGCCCGGCTCCTCATTTAAGCCGATTATGTATTTAACGGCCATTGCATCCAAGGAAATGACAAGCACCAGCGTGTTCAACAGCCAGCCTACCCTGTTTCATTACGATAACAATCGAAAAACGTACCAGCCCAGCAACTTCGGCGATAAATATTTAGGCGAAATCCCCATGCGAGAAGCCATTGCCGCCTCGGATAACATCTATGCCGTGAATACCATCATGAAGATCGGCCCGGATAAAGTCGCCGACATGGCGAAAAAGATGGGCATCACGAGTCCGCTGGAGCCTGTCCCTTCGCTGGCCCTGGGCACCTCGCCCGTCAGCCCGCTGGAGATGGCCTCCGCTTACGCCGTCATGGCTAACAGCGGCAAGCGGGTCTCCCCTGTCGCGGTGCTGAGCATCACCGACGCGGCCGGCCGCAGTTTGTATACGGCTCCGGAAAAGGAAGGCGAACAAGTGGTCGAGCCTTCCGCAGCTTACGTGATGACGCGCATGATGGAGGGGGTATTCGAGACCGGCGGAACGGGTAACCGCGTCTCCACCCTGATGAAACGGCCGGTGGCCGGGAAGACGGGCACGACCGACACCGACGCCTGGCTCGTCGGATATACTCCGGAGCTGTCGACGGCGGTATGGGTCGGGTATGACAAAGGACGGGAGATCAGCAAAGTCGACGGACGGCGCGCAGCGCCGATCTTTGCGCAGTATACGGAGAAGGCACTGGAGAACGTGCCGCCCAAGATTTTTCCGATCCCGGATGAAGTCGTCAGCGCATATGTGGATCCGAAGACGGGCAAGCTTGCAGGCGTCGGCTGTCCGGACAAAACGCTGGAGGTTTTCGTCAAAGGGACGGAGCCCACGGAGTATTGCGACGAACATGAGGGCGGGGAGCCCGCCAAGAAGGCTAACCCTGCAGATGCTGCCGAGAAACAGGAGGAACGTTCCTGGTGGAAGGATTTCAAACGATGGTGGGTCGAATAA
- a CDS encoding ArsR/SmtB family transcription factor: protein MNVRTMREDVALELCETECPSTERVALLKETVSDDDMLGMAEIFKALADPTRVKVAYMLDRGGELCVCDVAEVLGSSTATASHHLRTLKNKNIAKSRKAGKNVYYSLKDDHIRTLLHMTLEHQKERV from the coding sequence ATGAATGTCCGAACAATGAGAGAGGACGTGGCTCTGGAGCTGTGTGAAACGGAATGTCCTTCAACCGAGAGGGTTGCTTTGTTAAAAGAAACGGTTTCGGATGATGATATGCTCGGCATGGCCGAGATCTTCAAGGCGCTGGCCGACCCGACGCGGGTCAAGGTAGCCTATATGCTGGACCGCGGCGGCGAGTTATGCGTTTGCGACGTGGCTGAAGTTCTCGGAAGCTCCACCGCAACAGCCTCCCATCATTTGCGCACGCTGAAGAACAAGAATATCGCCAAATCGCGCAAGGCGGGTAAGAATGTATACTATTCGCTAAAAGACGACCATATCCGGACTTTGCTTCATATGACGCTGGAGCACCAGAAGGAGAGGGTGTAG